The following are encoded together in the Parabacteroides chongii genome:
- a CDS encoding DUF4493 domain-containing protein has protein sequence MKKILLYTLLFPLFTAFTSCGEDAEMNRSSYVDGTGGLSLKNNTPTQITIPVITKSADFTDIEADNFYVGILDENGAAVKEFDTFTDMKAAGLPLILPCGDYSAIASSYKLGETKVSDKPYFVEQQEFVIEEKTTTNVALKCTFQSIGVELALSEQFKKKLEEQPNNYDYEVKVSNGVADWTFSKEKTDVGYFIDACDELVVKVKVRLGDDKWYPERTYRVKNDDNNPATSPKLGEYYIINLDAGETPEKLSLRTVTLIDQE, from the coding sequence ATGAAAAAGATATTATTATACACCTTACTATTCCCTCTTTTCACCGCTTTTACATCCTGCGGTGAAGATGCGGAAATGAACCGATCGTCTTATGTCGATGGTACAGGTGGATTGAGTTTAAAGAATAACACTCCTACGCAGATCACTATTCCGGTGATTACGAAGAGTGCGGACTTTACCGATATAGAGGCAGATAATTTTTATGTCGGAATCCTGGATGAGAATGGTGCGGCAGTGAAAGAGTTCGATACTTTCACTGATATGAAGGCCGCCGGTCTTCCGTTGATTCTTCCTTGTGGAGATTATTCAGCGATTGCCAGTTCCTATAAATTGGGAGAAACGAAAGTCTCCGACAAGCCTTATTTTGTAGAACAGCAGGAGTTTGTTATTGAAGAAAAGACAACGACTAATGTGGCTTTGAAATGTACGTTTCAGAGTATCGGTGTCGAATTGGCTCTCTCCGAACAATTCAAAAAGAAGCTGGAAGAACAGCCGAATAACTACGATTACGAAGTGAAAGTATCTAACGGGGTAGCCGACTGGACGTTCTCGAAAGAAAAGACGGATGTAGGTTATTTCATAGACGCTTGCGATGAATTAGTGGTAAAGGTAAAAGTCCGTTTGGGTGATGATAAGTGGTATCCCGAACGTACTTATCGTGTAAAGAATGATGATAATAATCCGGCTACTTCTCCGAAGTTAGGCGAATATTATATCATTAATCTGGATGCAGGTGAAACCCCTGAAAAACTATCCTTACGAACAGTAACGCTTATTGATCAGGAATAA
- a CDS encoding DUF4493 domain-containing protein, translating into MKRRHSSARAMALFTYISVLILSLSACDEEGHSSKSGKLRLSLTADTTSLKKGIDSGITKAVSDEFTQFLTTEDYRILIVTDKDTTKSYDRFDQMPSEIELPEGAYTLVASKGNNLPAEFENPYFEGSTAFTVKEGMSTPLEVTATLGNARITAEYTDDFKEAYSDYTVLLSSSYTTADLEIVKGETRPAYMQVDKDGTNIAIGIKLKKITEETEKTYYVPTALKLERRQNVRLVFKTDGEALDGIGLDIVLDDTMEEVTMTTEIPDFMWKPFKEPTLTAIEFADGDEFEFRSGLFEENPYIGINMAGGIGSLNIKYWKDGEDEEDATIYNLATDAGVKAAKENHYTWTVGEETDVNMSKKKASVLYLKEGLNSLPSSDKDSYIYHYKIYGTDATGKAKESNVITFDAKVLPAEAPQIIAKPDDEKFEIVEGDELAADWMLSFTATGLIDEEQTKVVVNDGTSNVEYAFMSEAGREALKQALGVETEITNSANAVLAFPKSFTTLLKAPETGSKDYTFTFYLKDKKNKEDKLTKIVTVHVPELTLETTENDAFAKRIVLRAKLAEQANVKHLSFQYKSVSSSWLSVTSSGLKPDGDAVDGFVQYVDTLKGLEASSLYSVRAVYNLNSSYERFTDSKDLMTEKMQGFSNGKLIDPLEDWSIKPDNNQSTLPGYDTEIKFAIADLTSSVGPLAEPYRCWEIWQLASDWNTLNELTTSSGETKNDGIKIGDATGNKKWTRYVANSGTIKSDAGFSGNAALIRTVGWGIGSAAAFDLGFTQIGAKVENSTPGELYLGSYNGGAQYGIPFTSRPTGFAFYYKYENLMKSSDTFTAEIVVKDEKENDIVVKTFTSSEVTSDWKRQVVYLDYKQGAAKAGTMFIRFVSGQAGDYGVSDFPVKPNAQNVSNGEYTGSNLYIDNVELIYE; encoded by the coding sequence TCTGACCGCTGATACCACTTCCCTGAAGAAAGGTATCGACTCGGGTATCACCAAAGCGGTTTCGGACGAGTTCACGCAATTCCTTACTACAGAAGATTATCGGATATTGATTGTTACCGACAAAGACACCACAAAATCATACGACCGCTTCGACCAGATGCCGTCTGAGATCGAACTGCCCGAAGGTGCTTACACCCTGGTTGCCTCCAAAGGGAACAATCTCCCTGCTGAATTTGAGAATCCTTATTTCGAGGGGAGTACTGCCTTTACCGTAAAAGAGGGGATGAGTACGCCGCTGGAGGTGACGGCGACATTGGGGAATGCACGGATCACGGCTGAATATACCGATGATTTTAAGGAAGCATATTCCGATTATACCGTTTTGCTGAGTTCTTCGTATACGACGGCTGATTTAGAGATTGTCAAAGGCGAAACGCGTCCGGCATATATGCAGGTGGACAAGGACGGAACGAATATCGCTATCGGTATCAAACTGAAGAAAATAACTGAAGAGACGGAGAAAACATATTACGTACCGACTGCATTGAAGCTGGAACGCCGGCAGAATGTCCGTCTGGTGTTCAAGACGGATGGAGAAGCGCTGGATGGAATCGGGCTGGACATTGTATTGGATGATACGATGGAGGAAGTGACGATGACGACGGAGATTCCGGATTTTATGTGGAAGCCGTTTAAGGAGCCGACGCTGACGGCTATAGAGTTTGCCGATGGAGATGAGTTCGAGTTTCGATCAGGACTGTTTGAAGAGAATCCTTATATCGGGATAAATATGGCAGGTGGTATAGGTTCTCTGAATATCAAATATTGGAAGGATGGAGAAGATGAAGAGGATGCAACGATCTATAATCTTGCCACTGATGCAGGAGTAAAAGCGGCCAAAGAAAACCATTATACCTGGACAGTCGGTGAAGAAACCGATGTCAATATGTCCAAGAAAAAAGCGAGCGTGCTTTATTTGAAAGAAGGTCTGAACAGTTTGCCTTCTTCTGATAAAGACTCATATATTTACCATTATAAGATTTATGGAACGGATGCTACCGGAAAGGCTAAAGAGTCGAATGTTATAACTTTTGATGCAAAAGTATTGCCGGCTGAGGCTCCGCAGATAATAGCAAAGCCTGATGACGAAAAGTTTGAAATAGTAGAGGGTGATGAACTGGCGGCTGATTGGATGTTGTCATTTACGGCTACCGGTTTGATCGATGAAGAACAAACGAAGGTCGTTGTGAATGATGGAACATCAAATGTTGAATATGCCTTTATGTCAGAGGCTGGAAGAGAAGCATTAAAGCAAGCTTTGGGTGTAGAAACAGAGATTACAAATAGTGCAAATGCGGTACTTGCTTTCCCTAAATCTTTTACAACTCTATTAAAAGCTCCGGAAACAGGTAGTAAGGATTATACGTTTACGTTCTATTTGAAAGATAAGAAGAATAAAGAAGATAAGTTGACAAAAATAGTAACGGTACATGTACCTGAGCTTACATTGGAGACGACGGAAAATGATGCGTTTGCTAAACGTATTGTGTTGCGAGCGAAATTGGCAGAACAAGCAAATGTGAAGCATTTGAGTTTCCAATATAAATCGGTTAGTTCGAGTTGGTTATCAGTTACGTCATCTGGATTGAAACCTGACGGAGATGCCGTTGACGGATTTGTTCAGTATGTAGATACATTGAAAGGCTTGGAAGCTTCATCGTTATATTCAGTTAGGGCGGTTTATAATTTGAATTCTTCTTATGAGCGTTTTACTGATAGTAAAGATTTGATGACAGAAAAGATGCAAGGATTCAGTAATGGCAAGTTAATTGATCCGTTGGAAGATTGGAGTATTAAACCTGATAATAATCAATCAACTTTGCCTGGATATGATACGGAGATAAAATTTGCGATTGCAGATTTGACATCAAGTGTCGGACCTCTTGCTGAACCTTATCGTTGCTGGGAAATTTGGCAATTAGCATCAGATTGGAATACTCTTAATGAGCTTACAACTTCGAGTGGTGAAACTAAAAATGATGGAATAAAGATAGGGGATGCAACCGGTAATAAGAAATGGACACGTTATGTTGCAAACTCAGGAACAATAAAGTCAGATGCCGGTTTTTCCGGTAATGCAGCCCTGATTCGTACGGTAGGTTGGGGAATAGGTTCTGCGGCAGCTTTCGATTTAGGATTCACACAAATTGGAGCTAAAGTTGAAAATAGCACACCTGGTGAACTATATCTTGGCTCTTACAATGGAGGTGCACAATATGGTATACCTTTTACTTCTCGTCCTACAGGTTTTGCATTTTATTACAAATATGAAAATCTAATGAAGTCCAGTGATACATTTACTGCAGAGATCGTAGTTAAAGATGAAAAGGAGAATGATATTGTTGTAAAAACGTTTACTTCTTCGGAAGTTACTAGCGATTGGAAGAGACAAGTTGTCTATTTGGATTATAAGCAAGGTGCAGCGAAAGCAGGAACTATGTTTATACGTTTTGTCTCAGGTCAAGCTGGTGATTATGGAGTCTCAGATTTTCCAGTGAAACCTAATGCCCAAAATGTCAGCAACGGCGAGTACACAGGCAGTAATTTATACATTGACAACGTCGAACTAATATACGAATAA